The following are from one region of the Salmo salar chromosome ssa27, Ssal_v3.1, whole genome shotgun sequence genome:
- the LOC106588178 gene encoding neuronal acetylcholine receptor subunit alpha-7 isoform X1 has product MRIRGITACESNLSVCAASPLIPISRTLQSRSVSAPLEMWCSVALVVCGFSALVQVSVQGPHQRTLLKNLLKDYNRMERPVGNDSHSLTVFFSVSLMQIMDVDEKNQVLTTNIWLRMSWFDHYLQWNQTEYPGVKNLRFTTDQVWTPDILLYNSADDDFDSTFKTNVLVNSSGFAEYLPPGIFMSTCNVDVRWFPFDIQKCEMKFGSWTYDGWLMDLQMNEADISGYMSNGEWDLVGVPGTRSEVFYDCCKEPYPDVTFVVTIRRRTLYYALNLLIPCVLLSSMTLLIFLLPADSGEKISLGITVLLSLTVFMLLVAEIMPATSDSIPLIGQYFASTMIIVGMSVIATTVVLQYHHHDPNGGQMPKWVNVVLLQWVAWFLRMKRPGESDDPERPPCAPHLRRCSSSSQSGSIPNPPDPTLNPLHPQNLAPLQAGPLHAGQPHLHVQSSANNNGNLLYIGFQNLDDPPLLPDHIQSYSISAGPPRVAGSPPPPPPTPNEDTVGCPSTISSGGGFGIGVGGQYSAGGIGDPQLQAILEEVRYMADRFREQDETESVADQWKFAAAVIDRLCLVAFSMFNIICTIAILMSAPNFVEAASKDFF; this is encoded by the exons ATGCGAATCAGGGGAATTACTGCCTGTGAATCCAACCTTTCTGTTTGTGCCGCCTCTCCTCTTATCCCTATATCCAGGACCCTCCAAAGCCGGTCTGTCTCAGCTCCATTAGAAATGTGGTGCTCTGTGGCACTGGTTGTCTGTGGATTCTCTGCTTTGGTCCAGG tGTCGGTTCAGGGCCCTCACCAGAGGACCTTGTTGAAGAACCTTCTGAAGGACTACAATCGAATGGAGAGGCCGGTGGGCAATGATTCACACTCCCTCACAGTCTTCTTCTCTGTCAGTCTGATGCAGATCATGGATGTG GATGAGAAGAATCAGGTCCTCACCACTAACATCTGGCTTCGGATG AGCTGGTTTGATCATTATCTTCAGTGGAACCAGACTGAATACCCTGGAGTGAAAAACCTTCGGTTCACCACTGACCAGGTGTGGACGCCAGACATCCTCCTCTACAACAG TGCAGACGATGACTTTGACTCCACCTTCAAGACCAACGTGTTGGTCAACTCCAGTGGCTTCGCAGAGTATCTCCCTCCAG GGATTTTCATGAGCACATGCAACGTGGACGTACGTTGGTTCCCCTTCGACATCCAAAAGTGTGAGATGAAGTTTGGCTCATGGACGTACGATGGCTGGCTGATGGACCTACAAATGAACGAGGCCGACATCTCCGGGTACATGTCCAACGGGGAATGGGACCTAGTGG GAGTGCCAGGCACTCGTAGCGAGGTGTTCTATGACTGCTGTAAGGAGCCCTACCCCGATGTGACGTTCGTTGTGACCATCCGCCGGCGCACTCTCTACTACGCTCTAAACTTGCTCATCCCCTGTGTGCTGCTGTCCTCCATGACCCTGCTTATCTTCCTACTGCCTGCCGACTCTGGGGAGAAGATCTCTCTGg GTATCACTGTGCTGCTCTCGCTCACGGTCTTCATGTTGCTGGTGGCAGAGATCATGCCAGCCACTTCAGATTCCATCCCTCTCATAG GACAGTACTTTGCCAGTACTATGATCATTGTTGGGATGTCAGTCATAGCTACAACGGTGGTGCTGCAGTATCATCACCACGACCCAAACGGAGGCCAGATGCCCAAATGG GTTAATGTGGTCCTACTGCAGTGGGTAGCATGGTTCCTACGTATGAAGCGCCCAGGGGAGAGTGATGACCCAGAGCGACCACCCTGCGCCCCCCACCTACGGCGCTGCTCTTCAAGCTCCCAGAGCGGTAGCATCCCTAACCCTCCAGACCCCACGCTCAACCCACTGCACCCCCAGAACCTGGCCCCCCTCCAGGCTGGCCCCCTGCACGCGGGTCAACCCCACCTTCACGTCCAGTCCAGTGCCAACAACAACGGAAACCTGCTCTACATCGGCTTCCAGAACCTGGACGACCCCCCACTGCTCCCAGACCACATCCAGAGTTACAGCATCTCGGCCGGACCTCCTCGAGTAGCAGGCAgcccccctccaccaccccccaccccgaACGAGGACACTGTGGGCTGTCCTAGCACCATTTCCAGTGGCGGGGGCTTTGGAATAGGGGTTGGAGGACAGTACTCGGCAGGGGGTATAGGTGATCCCCAGCTCCAGGCTATTCTGGAGGAGGTGCGTTACATGGCGGACCGCTTCCgtgaacaggatgagacagagagCGTGGCCGACCAGTGGAAGTTTGCGGCAGCTGTCATCGACCGGCTCTGCCTGGTGGCCTTCAGTATGTTCAACATCATCTGCACCATTGCCATCCTCATGTCCGCTCCCAACTTTGTCGAGGCTGCCTCCAAGGACTTCTtctga
- the LOC106588178 gene encoding neuronal acetylcholine receptor subunit alpha-7 isoform X2, with product MRIRGITACESNLSVCAASPLIPISRTLQSRSVSAPLEMWCSVALVVCGFSALVQVSVQGPHQRTLLKNLLKDYNRMERPVGNDSHSLTVFFSVSLMQIMDVDEKNQVLTTNIWLRMSWFDHYLQWNQTEYPGVKNLRFTTDQVWTPDILLYNSADDDFDSTFKTNVLVNSSGFAEYLPPGIFMSTCNVDVRWFPFDIQKCEMKFGSWTYDGWLMDLQMNEADISGYMSNGEWDLVGITVLLSLTVFMLLVAEIMPATSDSIPLIGQYFASTMIIVGMSVIATTVVLQYHHHDPNGGQMPKWVNVVLLQWVAWFLRMKRPGESDDPERPPCAPHLRRCSSSSQSGSIPNPPDPTLNPLHPQNLAPLQAGPLHAGQPHLHVQSSANNNGNLLYIGFQNLDDPPLLPDHIQSYSISAGPPRVAGSPPPPPPTPNEDTVGCPSTISSGGGFGIGVGGQYSAGGIGDPQLQAILEEVRYMADRFREQDETESVADQWKFAAAVIDRLCLVAFSMFNIICTIAILMSAPNFVEAASKDFF from the exons ATGCGAATCAGGGGAATTACTGCCTGTGAATCCAACCTTTCTGTTTGTGCCGCCTCTCCTCTTATCCCTATATCCAGGACCCTCCAAAGCCGGTCTGTCTCAGCTCCATTAGAAATGTGGTGCTCTGTGGCACTGGTTGTCTGTGGATTCTCTGCTTTGGTCCAGG tGTCGGTTCAGGGCCCTCACCAGAGGACCTTGTTGAAGAACCTTCTGAAGGACTACAATCGAATGGAGAGGCCGGTGGGCAATGATTCACACTCCCTCACAGTCTTCTTCTCTGTCAGTCTGATGCAGATCATGGATGTG GATGAGAAGAATCAGGTCCTCACCACTAACATCTGGCTTCGGATG AGCTGGTTTGATCATTATCTTCAGTGGAACCAGACTGAATACCCTGGAGTGAAAAACCTTCGGTTCACCACTGACCAGGTGTGGACGCCAGACATCCTCCTCTACAACAG TGCAGACGATGACTTTGACTCCACCTTCAAGACCAACGTGTTGGTCAACTCCAGTGGCTTCGCAGAGTATCTCCCTCCAG GGATTTTCATGAGCACATGCAACGTGGACGTACGTTGGTTCCCCTTCGACATCCAAAAGTGTGAGATGAAGTTTGGCTCATGGACGTACGATGGCTGGCTGATGGACCTACAAATGAACGAGGCCGACATCTCCGGGTACATGTCCAACGGGGAATGGGACCTAGTGG GTATCACTGTGCTGCTCTCGCTCACGGTCTTCATGTTGCTGGTGGCAGAGATCATGCCAGCCACTTCAGATTCCATCCCTCTCATAG GACAGTACTTTGCCAGTACTATGATCATTGTTGGGATGTCAGTCATAGCTACAACGGTGGTGCTGCAGTATCATCACCACGACCCAAACGGAGGCCAGATGCCCAAATGG GTTAATGTGGTCCTACTGCAGTGGGTAGCATGGTTCCTACGTATGAAGCGCCCAGGGGAGAGTGATGACCCAGAGCGACCACCCTGCGCCCCCCACCTACGGCGCTGCTCTTCAAGCTCCCAGAGCGGTAGCATCCCTAACCCTCCAGACCCCACGCTCAACCCACTGCACCCCCAGAACCTGGCCCCCCTCCAGGCTGGCCCCCTGCACGCGGGTCAACCCCACCTTCACGTCCAGTCCAGTGCCAACAACAACGGAAACCTGCTCTACATCGGCTTCCAGAACCTGGACGACCCCCCACTGCTCCCAGACCACATCCAGAGTTACAGCATCTCGGCCGGACCTCCTCGAGTAGCAGGCAgcccccctccaccaccccccaccccgaACGAGGACACTGTGGGCTGTCCTAGCACCATTTCCAGTGGCGGGGGCTTTGGAATAGGGGTTGGAGGACAGTACTCGGCAGGGGGTATAGGTGATCCCCAGCTCCAGGCTATTCTGGAGGAGGTGCGTTACATGGCGGACCGCTTCCgtgaacaggatgagacagagagCGTGGCCGACCAGTGGAAGTTTGCGGCAGCTGTCATCGACCGGCTCTGCCTGGTGGCCTTCAGTATGTTCAACATCATCTGCACCATTGCCATCCTCATGTCCGCTCCCAACTTTGTCGAGGCTGCCTCCAAGGACTTCTtctga